TATTGGTTGCCCTGCTGCTCTAGGCTGCCCTTCATCAAGCGTATTCTTATTCTCATGAGGCGTTTACTCTTTGCCTTGGTTCTTTCTCCGACAAAAGGTCTGAAAGGCCCAATCTCACCCTTCAACACAACTCCTCTATGAGCGGGCGATCTTATCGAGTTTCTTTAACATGATCTTCGGATGATGATCACGCCAGCTATGGACTTGACGGGCGTAACTGTCGAATCGTCCCGCTCGGCGGAGACAAGCCCTCCCTCCTCTGCTCCTCCGGAAGTCAACAAGCCGAACTCACAATCACCACGCCCTTCAGCTTTGCCACCATACTTCAGCTCGTATGAGGTCTACATCGAACATTGCGTAGCTAAAGTCGGACGAGAAGAGATAGCCGAAACGGCATTTGACCGCCTGTGCGCGAGCTGTACGGCGGCGTTCAAGAAGATCCACGAATCACCTGTTGACGATATGGGTCTGATAAAAGCTCCCTTTTGCAGCGTCAGCGAATTTCTCAGATCAGCTGCTGAAGCAAACTGCCATGTTTGTCATTGGCTCATGGCTGATATTCTGAGAAGACGTGAAAGTACGCCAACTTCATTCGATGCTCAGAGCCTAGAATCAGGTGTCGACTGGCTGGAACGGGGAGATGCAGCATTGACACTCGAGAAATGGTTCAGATCCCTGTGCATCAATGTTGTGAAAGATGATGGCACACAAGGGAACCTTACTTGGGTTGAGAtcgaggacgaagatgaggactATAGTAGAGGTAAGCTTCTACTGCTGACACTGTGAGATCGAGTCCACAAGTGATAACCATATGATATACATGGTCAGCTAACTATATACATGCTTTCTTTACGCTTAGTCCGTGGTCTCCCTACTGCGCTCACCACAACAGGCGATGCAAGCTGGATTCAAGCGCTCAAATGGATCGAAAATTGTCGCTCGCACCCCCTCTGTGGTCCGGTCCAGATCGCAAATGCTCAGGATAAATGGCCTGCCCGGCTGGTCGCTGTGGGAAGCGTCGGAGATCCACAAGTCAGGATATGCGAAACGAGTCGACTAGGTTTTGTGGAAAAATCCTACATGACTCTCAGTCACTGCTGGGGAAAGAACGGAGTTCCCACTCGGCTAATGGAAGAGAACTATGCTAGGTTCTTGAACGGCATTCAACTTGGCCAGCTACCAAAAACCTTTCGAGATGCGATCAATGTTACTCGAAAATTGAAGATCCCCTTCATTTGGATTGATTCCCTCTGCATCATTCAGGACTCATACGAGGATTGGATCCAGGAATCAGCCAAAATGCAACAAGTCTACCAAAATTCCTTTCTCAACCTGGCCGCTGGCGCCTCACTCAATTCCAAAGGCGGCCTCTTCTACCGACGACACCCACTTTCTGTAGTACCTTGGTCTGTACGACTAGGTGCGAATGGATACCTTACGGCAAAACATATCAGTGAATATTGCCATGAAAGATACGCAAAGCTCATTCTTAACACTCGTGGATGGGTACTTCAGGAACAACTCCTGGCGCGACGTACCCTTGTCTTTGGTCGAAAGGAGCTACACTGGGAATGCTCAACGTGTCAAGCGAGTGAAACCTTTCCAGATCCCAAAAACAGGCCTACACCAAAATGGGTTGAAACGATATCCCGGCGTGACTGGCAATTTCTTCTTGGAGACAAGCTAGTTGACTCAAAGCGGCAAGAGGCATGGAACCGGCTGACAAGGACATACTTTGAGAGGTCTCTCACCCATGCTTCAGACAGGCTGGTAGCTATTTCTGGCCTTGCAGAGCAGCTAAGCAGTAGATGGACTGGTATAGGCTATCTTGCCGGACTATGGTCATACTGCCTTATCCAGGGGCTTTTGTGGTCTTGCGAGCCGCCATGCAGTCAGAAAAATATGGAAATAGCTCCTTCATGGTCTTGGGCTTCCCTCATTCAACCGTGCCAATCTGGGCAGCCGTCCAAGCTGTTGACTTGCAACCCACAAACTGTGGACATCTTGGCCGAGGTTCTGAAAGCAAGTGCAACACCAAAAAGTAGGACAAATCCCTTCGGCCCTATTACGTTTGGGGGAAGCATCAAGCTCCGGAGTCCAGTGCTACGAGCTAATATCACTGCTTTCTCTGACAAATCCGATGAGTACTTCCTGAAATCCGGGGACGACTGCAACTTGGATGCACTTGAACTCAAATATATTCGCCTAAACGTATGTTGGGATGAGGTTTACGACGTTAGGGGTGACGTACAAGATGCTTACCTGGTACCATTTGTGATCAAAGATCGTGGTATGAAAACGCTCGTTGGATTGATCATCTTGAAGACAGCAGTCCATTGCTGCAAAATACAGTTTCGAAGGGCTGGGTACTTTTACATCGACAGCTTTGGATGGAATAAAGAGAGCTTATTCAAAGACATTGAATCATGGTTTGCTGAAAAGGTCGGGGATAGCCTAGAAAAGCGAATGGATTACTTGGAGAAAGACCCATATGTTAACGGCCCTCCGTTGAATACTGATCTGGAGAATCGTTATCTCGCAGAGTCCGGTAGGGACCTTCTCCCTGAAATTTCGAGATTTCTCAAGGCTATTGCCCGGGTTGCCAAGCACAACAAGGCAAACGGGACTCCCGATCCTGTGCTTGGATTTGGCGAAGGGAATGGGTATTATACATACGAAATTGTGTGAAGGCTGAAAGCTTGAGGCGTTGTTAgtgtgttttcttttttccgtGTTTCGTCTCCTTCTCATTGATTCAGTGGTGGAGCGGGTGAGATCATGAATTTGTATGGAAGCTTGAGTTTATGCTTTCTTGAGTTCTTGATTCATCTCCTATCCAAGTTTTATTTCCCGAATCATAGCTGCAACGTACTATCCAATTCCGAGTTTACTACCTACTAGCGTGATTTTACTGGCTACCTCATCGTTACTGATTAAATAGGTCCCACAGAGACACCAAGAAGTTTTCGCAAAGGTGACAACATCCAACCTTTACCTTCTGGGGGATCTGTCTGCATTAACATCAACTTAGTCACATGTGCGCGATATCTGATTCAGAAATTGGGACACGTTAAGGATACAGTCAAGTCTGTACATAACGATATGTGCTTACCCCTTGGATTTGATCGTTGTTCCCAGATTATCGCAACCTTCAGTAGTGCCAAGCACGCCAAGACTGACTCGAATAGGTACTTGGGTACCAAAAAGCAGTGGTTAAGGTATAGCTAAAGGATGAGTTGGGAATGTTTCCCATATCTACCACCTAATGGGTATAACGATCACCATACAAACTGAGCCTGAATATTGATCGTAATCGCAATACGGAATATATCGTTACACTGCTGAAATCACCATACAACTGGAACGGTGGCAGTGAAATTGATCGTTATTTACACGATATCGTTATACCTCATATCGTTATGTACAGACTTGACTGTACTACGGAAAGCCACACTGAATTCACCAGAAGTCCGTTGTATAAAACAAGGTCACAAAGAAGATCGACAGACTTTCGTGGCCAAGTAGTCGGCAGTTCGGGTACGGGACCCATAACATCCTCTTGTCGTACACCTGGACTTCGACAGACACTTCGATGTTTCTGTCACTCTCACGGGCATAATGAGACCCCGGGCATATCGAGGAGCATCTGTCCAAATGCGTGTTCATTATAAAAGTGATGGCATGTGTCTCTACAAAGCGAGAAAGGAAACATTATCGCATCAAATTCATCCTTTACTCATACGTCGGGAGAATATGAATCCGTCTACAGTTGAGTTGTCAGGATAACTACCACAGTCCCACATCAAATCGTTCGTCAAGCTCTCCACTCTTCCTCCCAGTATCATACTCATCTGGTTCAAAGAAACTGTCTTCTCGGCAGCCGATCGCCACCCACTCCAGAATCAAGCTCTTTTTATTGTCGCCTTTCCACATTTACGTACGCGACAAGTCATAGAAGCACAACACAGTATGGAAGTAGCTTTCAACTTCATGCCCATCAATCCACTTGAGTGGGAATCCCTACGTCCGACCGTTTCCACCAAAATGCGCGAGCGGTTCGAAAATGAGCGTTCAAGGTACTTACATATACCAAGCAGAGTATAGACCCAATAACTATGGGAGGCTCAAGTACCTGGTTGAGAAAATGAGTACCTATATCCGATGACTCTTCAAAAAACGAAACCGGAAACATGTCTTCTCCTAGCCTCCCCTCTCGAGATGCGTCATGCCATCTAGACCAGTTCCTCATCCCTTTCCGCCGCGACGGAGGAACTTACAGCAAAGCTTGCCCTCGAGGGGCAGCAAGTTACTCTCGCGGCCGACACGGTTCGGGGGACTTGTCGTGGTTCTAAATCGTCGAAGTCTCCACTGGTCCTGCGCACTACGCGCTCCCTACAGCCGGCTGCGGCCGTTAGGACAATAAAAACGCCTCTATAGAGATCTCGTAGATGGCCGGCCGTCATCCCATCAAGACATAATCGGTTCGATTGCCAGAGATGGCGCAAATCCCGTCTGCGTCGCTCGGACACTTGAACTAGGCCCGGGGTCTCCAGGTGTTGATCGATGCGGATCTCCACTTCCTGTCGCTGGGTAAGGTTACTGTCGCTCGAGCCGAGGGACTGCCATCTTGCTAGgcacactagaggtactgctggctgctgctgctgtgttGACAAGCTGCCCTAGGCCGCTCTGTATTGCCGCTACACTTGAGCGGATACCTATTTACCGCGCTAACTTGCTCAACTGATTGAATTATGTTGTATGGCTACCTAGTCTTTCACCGCTAACTCTCATCCACTTTTGGATCACTATGATTCAGAATGATTGTTCGGGGGCACGGCCAAAGCGAATCGAGCATATCTAAGACCGAATGCCACTGGATTCACCTGCCCGGTCAAGTTTCCAAGACACATACATTCACAATGGCCGACAGCTCAAAGCATGCCATCGTTTTCGGCGCCTCTGGTCTAATTGGTTGGGCAATTGTTAACCAGCTCCTGCGTGGTTACCCGCGTCATGGCACATTCTCAAACATCACCGCTGTTACGAACCGCCCGCTCGATACTTCGGAGTCTTTGTGGCCTACGGATTCGGACCAGCCAGACCTACAGCTCGTCTCCGGTATTGACCTCCATAAGGGCGATGGGGCTACATTGGCAGAATCTTTGAAGCAGGCAGTGAAAGATGTCGAATCGGTCACTCATATATATTACTTGGGTACTtgctccatccatccatttccCCCTCTTACACCACACATCTCGCTGTCATATAGAAAAACTTACCATGAACAGTATTTCAAGCAGTCGAGAACGACATTGATGAGGTAGCAATCAACCGTCGTATGTTTCAGAATGTTGTCGATGCCCACACGATTCTCAGTCCCAACTTGCAATTCGTAGCATTTGCTGGTGGGACACGGGTATGTTCACTACCGTATGGAGGCATATTGAAAATATATGAACCACGTGCTGACGACATCAGGGATATGGAATATATACCCCCGGAGGCACATTTACTCCTCCGTTGACGGAGGACATGGTCAAGAACTTGCCACCCGATTATGCCAAGACGGTCGTATATCCAGCATATCGTGAGCTGTTGAGCGCTGCAAGCAAAGGAAAGCACTGGACATGGTGCGAAGTCTGCCCTGATGCCATTGTGAGTCTTTCTTGATGCACCCGAGTATCGAGCATCACTGACATTGATCAAGATTGGGTTCACCCCCAACGGTTCCCAGTTCAGCTTAGCCCTCCATTGGGCTCAGTATCTATccctatatacctataatcaCGGTGTCAGGCCATCTGCAACCGAAGCTGCAACAAGTTCTGTTGAAGTGCCTTTTCCTGGCAACGCCGCTGGTGCCAGCTCGTTATTCTCCCCGGTATCCAGCGCGACCATTGCGCGTTTTATGATCTATGCATCGCTACATCCCGAAACTTGTGGCGGCGGCCGTCTGTTCAACGTTGCCGACAATGAGACACCGTGCAAGTATGGCGAGATCTGGCCCCATTTAGCCAACTGGTTTGGCCTAGTGGGCGTTGGGCCGGTCGCTGAGAAAGCATCAGCTCCAGACAACTCTATGGGGGCTGGCGAGCTTCCAGAATCGACTTCACTCTTGCCACCTGGAGAATATGTGACCAAGTACAGGTCCATTTTCAACCAAAACGGTCGCGAGAACGCTGCCACCAAGGGTGTTGGAGCTGGTCATCGGCAATTGGACAGCGTGGGCTACTGGCTGACGTTCGATCGGCAACTCAGTATAACAAAGTTGAGGGAGACCGGGTTCGAAGGAGACAAGGATCCTGTTCAGGGTTGGCTGTCTGCCTTTGAGATGTTCAGAAAGGCCGGACTAATACTTTGAGAAAATCCTGCATTTGCTCATTCAAGAGATCCCTACGGTACCTACGTTTTATCATACAACAGAATTTAGATGACTCAGGAACTATAAGCACAGCACATGATGGACGCAATTTGCGAGGTTTCTTCAAGCTATATAACAGTTATGATACCTCTAGACAGCATATACAATGGTAATAtgatattcgaatatattaccCTCACCTTTCACTTCTCCAAACAAGTGGAATCTCCCATCAATCCAAACTAACTAAAACTCAATGCCCTTCAtgtcccccctcctcctcttttcccaCCTCAAACCCACTACTCAACCTAACATCAACCTCCAACAACATCTCCCTACTCGGCGGAtccctcctcatcaacaagCCATAACAATGCCTCGCATGCCGCCACCCATCAAACCTCCTCTCCATGACCGCATTCGTATCCCTCATCCGCACCAACTTCTGCCAGTAAAACAAACAATGCGCTAGATGCCACTCTCTCGTTGCCCAAAAAGAGACATTTCCcccttcttttgtttttgtctGGTGATGATTATCCGCCAAAAGGGAGATTTGGTGCGGACTAAGACGGACGCTACCGTTTTGGTCGGCGTAATAAGCCCATGCTCCGCCTTCTCCCGGACCGGAACGGTCAAAGATGGTGGTTAGTTCGGGGTCGCGGCAGTAAGGGGGAAGCCAGGCGGCGGCCATGGTGTCGTAGACGCAACCGAGAGACTGTGCTTCGCGGATGGAAGAGCCGCAGGAGCAGAGGTCGtaagagggggaggggaaggtggAGGGGCGGTAGACGTCTACTGTGTCTTTTGTTGTGCTGGATGCGCCGGGTCTTGCccctgatgatgatgttgttgttgttttggcaTGGTAAGAGGGGAAGATAGGTGTTATGGGTAAGAGGAGTTGGGCTAGTTGGAAAACGAGGGAGAGGAATCCCCAGAGGGCAAAGAGGTAGAGGATCAGATCTGGACAGGAGCGGAAAAGAACACATCGGAGGAAGGATGGCGAAGGTCTTCGATATGGGCGTGGCCCTTTTTGGGATGTGGTTGAGAGGGCGTCTTCGAGGTCGACGTCTGTTGTTGAATGACTTTCTGTTTCAACATTTTCTTCGTAATCCTTCTCAAGGTTCCGCGAGAGGAAGGGGGTATTGGATTGACTCATGCTTTGAGTTTGAGTCCCTCTAGGACATGATTTGGTGGTTGTGTAGACAGTAGGACATGCGTAGATGAAGAGAGATGGGCGGAGGGCATTTTGATGGATCTGGCGTGTAGCGTGAGAAATCGCCATTGAACAAATGGATTCCCAATAGGATGGCGTGGCTTCTCGCGGTAACTGATGAGACCATAGGGAGTGAAATGTAACCTTATCTTTCTCGGGGAAATGAAGACAGAACTA
The Neurospora crassa OR74A linkage group II, whole genome shotgun sequence DNA segment above includes these coding regions:
- a CDS encoding TOL, with the protein product MDLTGVTVESSRSAETSPPSSAPPEVNKPNSQSPRPSALPPYFSSYEVYIEHCVAKVGREEIAETAFDRLCASCTAAFKKIHESPVDDMGLIKAPFCSVSEFLRSAAEANCHVCHWLMADILRRRESTPTSFDAQSLESGVDWLERGDAALTLEKWFRSLCINVVKDDGTQGNLTWVEIEDEDEDYSRVRGLPTALTTTGDASWIQALKWIENCRSHPLCGPVQIANAQDKWPARLVAVGSVGDPQVRICETSRLGFVEKSYMTLSHCWGKNGVPTRLMEENYARTNPFGPITFGGSIKLRSPVLRANITAFSDKSDEYFLKSGDDCNLDALELKYIRLNFRRAGYFYIDSFGWNKESLFKDIESWFAEKVGDSLEKRMDYLEKDPYVNGPPLNTDLENRYLAESGRDLLPEISRFLKAIARVAKHNKANGTPDPVLGFGEGNGYYTYEIV